Within Desulfolithobacter dissulfuricans, the genomic segment CGTTGCAAAGTCTGTAAGGAAACTTACAGGCTTTCTAACCTTTAACTGGGTTTTGATCTTTGACAATTGAATAGCAGGGTATCTAAACTGTACATTGGTACCGCACAAGTGGATCTTTTGGATCTCCGTGCGTTGGTACTGATTGTACTACAGAGCGTTTAGTAGAACTTAGTTTGAAAAGACTTATGGTTAAGCTACTAAGGGCTGACGGCGGATGCCTTGGCACCAGGAGGCGATGAAGGACGTGGAAAGCTGCGATAAGCTTCGGTGAGCTGCTAACAGGCTATGACCCGGAGATTTCCGAATGGGGAAACCCGGCAGAGTTCATACTCTGTCATCATACAGTGAATTCATAGCTGTATGAGGCGAACGGGGGGAAGTGAAACATCTCAGTACCTCCAGGAAAAGAAATCAATTGAGATTCCGTAAGTAGCGGCGAGCGAACGCGGAGTAGCCCAAACCCATAGGCTTGCCTATGGGGGTTGTAGGACCCCAACATGGGATTGATGAGGGATAGCGGAACGGTATGGAAAGGCCGACCATAGATGGTGATAGTCCAGTACGCGAAATTCTGATTCACCCTAGGGTGTTCCTGAGTACCACGAGACACGTGAAACCTTGTGGGAATCTGGGAGGACCATCTTCCAAGGCTAAATACTACCTGGTGACCGATAGTGAACTAGTACCGTGAGGGAAAGGTGAAAAGAACCCCGGGAGGGGAGTGAAATAGAAACTGAAACCGTCAGCTTACAAGCAGTTGGAGCTCATACTTTGTATGGGTGACAGCGTGCCTTTTGCATAATGAGTCAACGACTTACCCTATGTAGCGAGGTTAAGCCGCGAGGTGTAGCCGGAGCGAAAGCGAGTCTTAACAGGGCGACATAGTTACATGGGGTAGACCCGAAGCCGGGTGATCTATCCATGTCCAGGGTGAAGGTCGAGTAACATCGACTGGAGGCCCGAACCAGTGTAGGTTGAAAACTGCTTGGATGAGGTGTGGATAGGAGTGAAAGGCTAATCAAACTCGGTGATAGCTGGTTTTCTCCGAAATATATTTAGGTATAGCCTCGTGAGGTCACTGACGGAGGTAGAGCACTGCTTGGGCTAGGGGTCCCACCGGATTACCAACCCCATGCAAACTCCGAATGCCGTCAAGTTGTATCACGGGAGTCAGACTGTGGGAGATAAGTTCCATGGTCGAGAGGGAAACAACCCAGACCGCCAGCTAAGGTCCCTAAATCTGCACTAAGTGGGAAAGGAGGTGAAATTGCTCAGACAACCAGGAGGTTGGCTTAGAAGCAGCAATCCTTTAAAGAAAGCGTAATAGCTCACTGGTCTAGTGAATTCGCGCCGAAAATGTAACGGGGCTAAAGTGCAGTACCGAAGCTGCGGGTCGTATCTTTGATACGGCGGTAGGAGAACATTGTGTAGGCCTGAGAAGGTGCATCGTGAGGTGTGCTGGAGGTATCACAAGAGCTTATGTTGACACGAGTAGCGATAAAGCGGGTGAGAAACCCGCTCGCCGAAAGTCTAAGGTTTCCTGAGGTCAAGTTAATCTTCCCAGGGTTAGTCGGCCCCTAAGGCGAGGCTGAAAAGCGTAGCTGATGGGAAACAGGTTAATATTCCTGTACCACTGGTATGGAGTTTGTGTAAGGGGGGACGGAGAAGGATAGGCCAGCCGCGTGGTGGAATACGTGGTTCAAGCGTGTAGGTGGAGGACTTAGGCAAATCCGGGTCCTTGTTAACACTGAGGCGTGATGACGAGTCCCTATGGGACGCAAAGTGGTTGATTCCATGCTTCCAGGAAAAGCCTCGTACACATTCATACTGGTGACCGTACCGCAAACCGACACAGGTAGACAGGTAGAGTATACTAAGGCGCTTGAGAGAACTCTGGTTAAGGAACTCGGCAAAATAGCACCGTAACTTCGGGAGAAGGTGTGCCTCTGATGGTGAAGGGACTTGCTTCTGGAGCTGTCGGAGGTTGCAGTGAAATGGGGGGAGCGACTGTTTACTAAAAACACAGGACTCTGCGAAGTCGTAAGACGATGTATAGGGTCTGACGCCTGCCCGGTGCCGGAAGGTTAAGGGGACGTGTTAGCTTTGGCGAAGCACCGAACCGAAGCCCCGGTAAACGGCGGCCGTAACTATAACGGTCCTAAGGTAGCGAAATTCCTTGTCGGGTAAGTTCCGACCTGCACGAATGGCGTAACGATTTCCCCACTGTCTCAACCAGAGACTCAGCGAAACTGTAGTACCGGTGAAGATGCCGGTTACCCGCAACAAGACAGAAAGACCCCGTGAACCTTTACTACAGCTTGGCATTGTGTTTAGGGGTAGCATGTGTAGGATAGGTGGGAGGCTTTGAAGCGGTGACGCCAGTCATCGTGGAGCCGCCCTTGAAATACCACCCTTGCTATCTTTGAACTCTAACCGCGGCCCGTTATCCGGGTCCGGGACAGTGTCTGGTGGGTAGTTTGACTGGGGCGGTCGCCTCCCAAAGAGTAACGGAGGCGCGCGAAGGTTCCCTCAGGCTGATTGGAAACCAGCCGAAGAGTGTAAAGGCATAAGGGAGCTTGACTGCGAGAGAGACATCTCGAGCAGGTACGAAAGTAGGTCTTAGTGATCCGGCGATTCCGCATGGAAGGGTCGTCGCTCAACGGATAAAAGGTACTCCGGGGATAACAGGCTTATCTCCCCAAGAGTCCACATCGACGGGGAGGTTTGGCACCTCGATGTCGGCTCATCACATCCTGGGGCTGGAGCAGGTCCCAAGGGTTCGGCTGTTCGCCGATTAAAGTGGTACGTGAGCTGGGTTTAAAACGTCGTGAGACAGTTTGGTCCTTATCTGTTGCGGGCGCAGGATATTTGAGGAGATCTGTTCCTAGTACGAGAGGACCGGAATGGACGAACCAATGGTGTACCGGTTGTCGCGCCAGCGGCATGGCCGGGTAGCTAAGTTCGGAAGGGATAACCGCTGAAAGCATCTAAGCGGGAAGCCTACTCCAAGATAAGATATCCCGTACCTTTTGGTACCTGAAGGCTCGTTGGAGACTACAACGTTGATAGGTCGGGTGTGGAAGCGTAGCAATACGTGGAGCTAACCGATACTAATAAGCCGTGCGGCTTAACCATATCCTTTTTAAACAAAGTTTACCCTGCTACTTCAATTGTCAAATATCAACACCCAGTTTTCGGTGGCCATAGCGAGGAGGTCCCACCCGTTCCCATTCCGAACACGGAAGTTAAGCTCCTCAGCGCCGATGGTACTGCGTGGGAGACTGCGTGGGAGAGTAGGTCGCCGCCGATCTTTTTTCTATATAAAACCCCTGTCAGATACAACTGACAGGGGTTTTCCTTTTTCAGTTCAATCAGACAATCTCCAGTGGAACCCAGTATCTGGCTGGCACCGTGAGCGCCGGGATCCGTTACGGAACCCGCTCCGCCCTGCCCTCCATATTCGGCCTGCAGGCCGGTCTGGCCATCTCCGTCGTTCTGGTGGGACTGGGCATTGGCTCGCTCATCGCCTCATCTCTGTTCTTCTTTACCCTGCTCAAAATCATCGGCAGTCTGTATCTCATCTATCTCGGCATCCAGAAATGGCGGGCCAGTGACAGCTCCATGCCTTTTCCCGGGACCACATACACCGCCCGGCCCTTCCGATTTACCCGGGCCCTGGTCATCAACCTGTCCAACCCCAAGGCCATCGCCTTTTTGGTGGCCCTGTTCCCGCAATTTATCGATCCATCCCGGCCCCAGGCCCTGCAGTTTCTCATCCTCGGTTCGACCATGGTCGTTGTCGATACCCTGGACATGATCGTCTATGCCTGCCTGGCCTCACGCTGTGTTCAATGGTTCAGGCAGCAGAGCGTGTCCTCCAGCTTATCGAACGTGTTTTTGGCCAGGCCTTTATCACCACCGGTCTCCTGCTGGCGACCACGACCCGGTACAGCGGTTAACAAAGCCTCAGGCCTCCTGCCCTGCCTCCTCGATAACCCGCTTGACCTCCAGGCCAAACTGTTCGGCGGTGAAGGGTTTGGCCAGGTAGCCGTCAATGCCCATTTCCTTGGATGATTTAGCGGTCACGTGTTCGGAGTACCCGGTGCAGAGAAGGACCGGCATTCCCGGACGCAGGGCCCGTACCTCTTCGATCAGCTGTAAGCCGGTCATCTCGGGCATGGCCATGTCGGTTACCAGGAGATCAAAGGCATGGATGTCTTCCTTGATTTTTTCAAGGGCCGCCACACTGGAAGTGAAGCTGGTCACAACGTAGCCCGCCTTTTCCAGAACCTGCACCTCGTAATCAACGATCTGCCGTTCATCATCCACCAGTATCACCCGTCCTTCACCATCAGGTACGCCTCTGACCTGGCAGGGGATCTGAACATCGCTCTTCTCCACCTCCGGCAGATAGACCGAGAAACAGCTCCCCTTGCCCGGTGTCGAGGTCACTGTCACCGCCCCTCCATGGTCGTTGACGATGCCATGGACCACGGACAAGCCCAGGCCGGTTCCTTCGTCCTTTTTCTTGGTGGTGAAATAGGGTTCAAAGATCCGGTCCATGAACTCCGGCGCTATGCCGTGGCCATTATCCTCCACCTGAAGACAGACATAGTTGCCCTGGCTCAAGTTGCCGATGCTGACCCCTTCCCGCGGGCCAAGGGTTACGTTATGCAGACCCACCCGGATGATGCCCCGCACCCCCTTGATGGCCTGATAGGCATTGGTACACAGGTTCATGATAACTTGGTGCATCTGGGTGGGGTCGACCCGGACATAGGCAGACGAGGCAATGTCGGTTATGATTTCGATATTGGCAGGCAGGCTGGCTCGGAGCAGCTTGAGCACTTCCTTGACAATGAGCGAAAGCTGCAGGGAAGAAACAGTTTTTTCAGTCTGCCGGGAAAAGGTCAGAATCTGCTCTATCAACTTCCCTGCACGATCAGCGCCTTTAACGATCTCCTCCAGATTGGCCCGAAGGAGCGGATCATCCACCGCCCGCATCAGCGACAGTTCGGCAAAGCCCATGATGGCGGTCAGGATGTTGTTGAAGTCATGGGCGATTCCACCGGCCAGGGTACCGATAGCCTGCATCTTCTGCGCCTGCCGGACCTGGTGTTCCTGGACCACCTGCTCGGTGATATCGCGCTTCACCGCCACAAAGTGATGGATCCGGCCATTGCAGTCCTTGACCGGGGTGATGGTGGCCTCCTCTTCGAGTATGGTCCCGTCTTTGCGCCGGTTGATGAATCGCCCCTGCCAGGTGGAACCGGAGCTGATCTCATCCCACATCATCTTGTAATAGTATTTCTCCCGCATGCCGGCATTGAGAATGCGCGGATTCTTGCCGACCAACTCCTCCATGGTATAGCCGGTCCGCTGCTCAAAGGCGGGATTGACATACTCGATACGGCCGTCCACATCGGTGATGATAACCGACTCGGCGGCCTGTTCCACAGCAGTGGCCAGCAGACGCCTGCGCTCCTCCATAAGCAGCCGTCTGCGGATATCATGGTACACCACCTGGACCATCCGCCGCGAGCCGACGGCAGTGGTGCTGGCACTGATTTCCACCGGAATGCGGCTTCCGTCTGCACTCTGGAGAAAAAGCTCATGTTTGCCGAGCACCTCGCTGAAACCCCGACCGTTACTGTAGAGATCCTGGTAGAGATGTCTGTCCTCCGGCGGATGGAGCTCATGGAGGTGCATGCCCACCAGGTCCTGGACCTCCCTGCCCAGCAGTTTGGACGCCTTTCTGTTGGCCTCGGTGACCAGCCCGGTCTCGGCATCGGCAATGATGATTGCGTCCTGGGCGGTCTCCATCAGGGAGCGGTACTGCTGGGTGGAATCCAGGTAGCGCTGTTCGATCTCCTTCTGCAGGGAAATATCGGTGATAGAGACCAGGGCCATGTGTGAATCGGGCCCGGAAAGGGCATCGATATTGATAATGGTATTGATACTGCGCCCGGAAAGGGTGGAACACTGGGCCTCGACGGAGAAATGTCGACTGCCGGCGAACAGAGCCGAAAAGGCCGCCCGCAGGGCTTCCCTGGTGGACCTGGTCATTATCCCCCGGATACGTCCGACAAGTTCCTCCATGGTGGCGGCCTCGAACAGGTCCAGGGTGGACTGATTGACGTCGAGGATCCTGATCGCGGTCAAGGCCTGGTCGATAAAGTCGGGATTACGGCGGAAATAGTCACTGAGCTCGGCAACACCTTGTTCCCGCAACTGGGAGAACAGGTTCATCAGCTGGGAGAAATCACCGAGCCAGAGGGAAATACTGGAGTGACGGAAGATGGACCTGAAGCGCTCCTCGCTCAACTCGAGCTTGGCGTCCACCTTCTGGCGCTTGGCAATATCACGGCGCACTGTCTCCTGCAGGAGGCGAGCGTCATAACGCTGGGTGAGGCGCCGGGCAAGATAGAGCAGCAAGCGGGTTTCTCGACTGGACCAGGCGTCTTCCTGGTCTCTCTTTTCAAGCAACAGCAACCGGGGACGGTCATATCTGGTCGGCAGGACTGCAGCCATGAGGGCACTGGAGCCAAGCGCCGCCTCCAGGTCCGGGGCTGCCGGGCTGTCCGCCCCCAGATGCATCACCCCTCTGGAGCTCAGCAGTTGGCGCAGGAGCGCTGCCACCGGCTCCGAAACCCTGAATATGTCATTGTCCCCGGAGACAACAGGATCCGGAGATTCGGACAGCCAGGTTCTGGTAACCAGGTAGGGAACCAGCGGGTCACAGGGAAAGAGCACATGCACGGCCCGGAGGGCAAAGATCTGGAGAAATTCTCTGGCCGCCAGGTCGAGCAGAAATTCCGGAGGATCTTCCGTATCCAGGAGGGTATCAAAATTTTCGAGAATATCGAGAAGGTCGTTATCCATGGATGACAGCTGCGAAAGCCTGAACAGAAGAGAATGAAATTGGTCCCGGGCCGGGGGCCGCCAGTTGGCGGTCAGGGTTTCCGGTCACAATATCCCCCGAGCCCACCAGTCGCTCTTTACCACAGCTGGTTGCATTATACGACCGACCTGTGTCTCTTTTACGTGCCACAATGTTACCAGCCAAGCCCGGAGAACCCGCAGGAACGCCCCCGGGTACAGGCCGGACATACCTGAAATGAAGTCTATCATATTTGCGACCCGGGAAGCAATCAGGAAACCGTAAGGACCTGGCCATGCAGGGGGATTCTTCACGATGCATCCCTCATTCAGTCCTGAGGGGTCTGGCGCACCCGGGTCCTT encodes:
- a CDS encoding LysE family transporter; protein product: MSAGIRYGTRSALPSIFGLQAGLAISVVLVGLGIGSLIASSLFFFTLLKIIGSLYLIYLGIQKWRASDSSMPFPGTTYTARPFRFTRALVINLSNPKAIAFLVALFPQFIDPSRPQALQFLILGSTMVVVDTLDMIVYACLASRCVQWFRQQSVSSSLSNVFLARPLSPPVSCWRPRPGTAVNKASGLLPCLLDNPLDLQAKLFGGEGFGQVAVNAHFLG
- a CDS encoding hybrid sensor histidine kinase/response regulator codes for the protein MDNDLLDILENFDTLLDTEDPPEFLLDLAAREFLQIFALRAVHVLFPCDPLVPYLVTRTWLSESPDPVVSGDNDIFRVSEPVAALLRQLLSSRGVMHLGADSPAAPDLEAALGSSALMAAVLPTRYDRPRLLLLEKRDQEDAWSSRETRLLLYLARRLTQRYDARLLQETVRRDIAKRQKVDAKLELSEERFRSIFRHSSISLWLGDFSQLMNLFSQLREQGVAELSDYFRRNPDFIDQALTAIRILDVNQSTLDLFEAATMEELVGRIRGIMTRSTREALRAAFSALFAGSRHFSVEAQCSTLSGRSINTIINIDALSGPDSHMALVSITDISLQKEIEQRYLDSTQQYRSLMETAQDAIIIADAETGLVTEANRKASKLLGREVQDLVGMHLHELHPPEDRHLYQDLYSNGRGFSEVLGKHELFLQSADGSRIPVEISASTTAVGSRRMVQVVYHDIRRRLLMEERRRLLATAVEQAAESVIITDVDGRIEYVNPAFEQRTGYTMEELVGKNPRILNAGMREKYYYKMMWDEISSGSTWQGRFINRRKDGTILEEEATITPVKDCNGRIHHFVAVKRDITEQVVQEHQVRQAQKMQAIGTLAGGIAHDFNNILTAIMGFAELSLMRAVDDPLLRANLEEIVKGADRAGKLIEQILTFSRQTEKTVSSLQLSLIVKEVLKLLRASLPANIEIITDIASSAYVRVDPTQMHQVIMNLCTNAYQAIKGVRGIIRVGLHNVTLGPREGVSIGNLSQGNYVCLQVEDNGHGIAPEFMDRIFEPYFTTKKKDEGTGLGLSVVHGIVNDHGGAVTVTSTPGKGSCFSVYLPEVEKSDVQIPCQVRGVPDGEGRVILVDDERQIVDYEVQVLEKAGYVVTSFTSSVAALEKIKEDIHAFDLLVTDMAMPEMTGLQLIEEVRALRPGMPVLLCTGYSEHVTAKSSKEMGIDGYLAKPFTAEQFGLEVKRVIEEAGQEA